From one Lycium ferocissimum isolate CSIRO_LF1 chromosome 7, AGI_CSIRO_Lferr_CH_V1, whole genome shotgun sequence genomic stretch:
- the LOC132063164 gene encoding protein PELPK1-like: MAQHYHLSSLLLLAFLNLFFIHGSIPGAAARHLLEAPLPEIPKPELPKIPAYPKPEIPSVPKPEIPELPKPKVPEIPKPEIPAMPKPEILEQPKPKVPEIPKSEVPAMPKPEIPEQPKPKVSELPKLKVPTMPKPEVPATPKPEVPTMPKPEIPELPKPKVPTMPKPEIPELPKPKVSELPKLKVPTVPKPEVPATPKPEIPTMPKHEIPELPKPKVPELPKPEVPAMPKPEIPALPKPKVPELPKLKVPTMPKPEVPATPKPEVPTMPKPDIPELPKPKVPELQKPEVPATPKPETPELPKPKVPELPKLKVPTVPKTEVPATPQIPTMPKPEIPEIPKPEVPAMPKPEIPELPKPKVPELPKLEVPAMPKPEVPTMPKPEIPELPKHKVPELPKQEVRLCQSLKSQNYQSQKSRSFQS, from the coding sequence ATGGCTCAACATTACCACTTATCCTCCCTCTTACTACTTGCATTTCTCaatttattcttcattcatgGCAGCATACCTGGTGCAGCTGCACGCCACCTTCTAGAGGCACCCCTCCCTGAGATACCTAAACCAGAACTCCCAAAAATCCCAGCCTATCCAAAACCTGAAATCCCCAGTGTGCCTAAGCCTGAAATCCCAGAACTACCAAAGCCAAAAGTCCCAGAGATTCCAAAGCCAGAAATTCCAGCTATGCCAAAGCCTGAAATCCTAGAACAACCAAAGCCAAAAGTCCCAGAGATTCCAAAGTCAGAAGTCCCAGCTATGCCAAAGCCTGAAATCCCAGAACAACCAAAGCCAAAAGTCTCGGAGCTACCAAAGCTAAAAGTTCCAACTATGCCAAAGCCTGAAGTACCAGCTACACCAAAGCCTGAAGTCCCAACTATGCCAAAGCCTGAAATCCCAGAACTACCAAAGCCAAAAGTCCCAACTATGCCAAAGCCTGAAATTCCAGAACTACCAAAGCCAAAAGTCTCAGAGCTTCCAAAGCTAAAAGTCCCAACTGTGCCTAAGCCTGAAGTACCAGCTACGCCAAAGCCTGAAATCCCAACTATGCCAAAGCATGAAATCCCAGAACTACCAAAGCCAAAAGTCCCAGAGCTTCCAAAGCCAGAAGTCCCAGCTATGCCAAAGCCTGAAATCCCAGCATTACCAAAGCCAAAAGTCCCGGAGCTTCCAAAGCTAAAAGTCCCAACTATGCCAAAGCCTGAAGTACCAGCTACACCAAAGCCTGAAGTCCCAACTATGCCAAAGCCTGATATCCCAGAACTACCAAAGCCAAAAGTCCCAGAGCTTCAAAAGCCAGAAGTCCCAGCTACGCCAAAACCTGAAACGCCAGAACTACCAAAGCCAAAAGTCCCGGAGCTTCCAAAACTAAAAGTCCCAACTGTGCCAAAAACTGAAGTACCAGCTACACCTCAAATCCCAACTATGCCGAAGCCTGAAATCCCAGAAATTCCAAAGCCAGAAGTCCCAGCTATGCCAAAACCTGAAATCCCAGAACTACCAAAGCCAAAAGTCCCGGAACTTCCAAAGCTTGAAGTCCCAGCTATGCCAAAGCCTGAGGTCCCAACTATGCCAAAGCCTGAAATCCCAGAACTACCAAAGCACAAAGTCCCAGAGCTTCCAAAGCAAGAAGTCCGCCTATGCCAAAGCCTGAAATCCCAGAACTACCAAAGCCAAAAGTCCCGGAGCTTCCAAAGCTAA